The following are encoded together in the Ignavibacteria bacterium genome:
- a CDS encoding ABC transporter ATP-binding protein yields the protein MDSVIIENLTKSYGDIIAVDKISLTVEKGEIFGFIGPDGAGKTTLFRILTTLLIPDKGNATVEGYDVVKEFKKIRLITGYMPGRFSLYQDLTVEENLNFFASVFGTTISANYELIKDIYVMLEPFNDRKAGKLSGGMKQKLALCCALIHKPEILILDEPTTGVDPVSRNEFWDMLGNLRNEGITIVVSTPYMDEASKCDRVALIQKGTLLEIDYLRNILSRYPKKLFSLKSDNMYQLLVDLREYKHSGSVFSFGDSLHFTDKCENENGERIIDYLNRKGHHNIALNIITPTIEDCFMDLMSK from the coding sequence ACGGAGATATAATTGCCGTTGACAAAATTTCACTGACTGTAGAAAAGGGAGAGATATTCGGGTTCATCGGTCCTGACGGAGCAGGTAAGACTACATTGTTCAGAATACTTACAACACTACTGATACCGGATAAAGGCAATGCAACAGTTGAGGGTTATGATGTGGTTAAGGAGTTTAAAAAGATAAGATTAATAACAGGATATATGCCGGGCAGGTTTTCACTTTATCAAGACCTAACCGTTGAAGAAAACTTAAATTTCTTTGCTTCAGTTTTTGGCACAACGATAAGCGCAAATTACGAATTAATAAAAGATATATACGTAATGCTTGAACCTTTCAACGATCGTAAAGCCGGAAAACTTTCGGGAGGAATGAAGCAGAAACTTGCTCTATGCTGTGCACTCATACATAAACCGGAAATTCTTATACTTGATGAGCCAACAACCGGAGTTGATCCAGTATCAAGGAATGAATTCTGGGATATGCTAGGGAATCTCCGCAATGAGGGAATTACCATAGTTGTTTCAACTCCATACATGGATGAAGCGAGTAAATGCGACAGGGTGGCACTGATTCAAAAAGGAACACTTCTTGAAATTGATTATTTGAGAAACATACTTTCCCGTTATCCAAAGAAATTATTTTCGCTCAAATCTGATAATATGTATCAATTACTTGTTGATCTGAGGGAATATAAGCATTCTGGTTCTGTGTTTTCTTTCGGAGATTCTTTACATTTTACAGATAAATGCGAAAATGAAAACGGTGAGAGAATAATTGATTATCTGAATAGAAAAGGACACCATAATATAGCATTAAATATAATTACTCCGACAATTGAGGATTGTTTCATGGATTTAATGAGCAAATAA
- a CDS encoding ABC transporter ATP-binding protein codes for MSREYIIHAENLTKKFGHFTAVDSISFHVEKGEIFGFLGANGAGKTTAMRMFCGLSTPTSGKAVVAGFDIYKEAEKIKRNIGYMSQKFSLYDDLTVTENIRFYGGIYGLPKFLLKEKTDYLIDLLKIADARNKLLRSLPLGWKQKLAFSVAIIHDPKVVFLDEPTGGVDPVTRRQFWDMIYEAAHNGVTVIVTTHYMDEAEYCNRVSMMVDGRIASLDTPDNLKRQYNSENMHEVFVKIARGK; via the coding sequence ATGAGCCGAGAATATATAATTCATGCAGAAAATCTGACAAAGAAATTCGGTCATTTTACGGCTGTTGATTCCATCTCTTTCCATGTTGAAAAAGGCGAGATATTCGGTTTTCTTGGAGCGAACGGAGCAGGAAAAACGACTGCCATGAGAATGTTCTGCGGGCTTTCAACCCCTACATCGGGCAAAGCAGTGGTTGCAGGTTTTGATATTTATAAAGAAGCTGAAAAGATAAAGAGAAATATCGGATATATGAGTCAAAAGTTTTCGCTATACGATGATTTGACAGTAACTGAGAATATAAGATTTTACGGGGGAATATACGGACTTCCAAAATTTTTACTGAAAGAGAAAACGGATTATTTAATTGACCTTCTAAAGATAGCAGATGCACGGAATAAACTTCTACGTTCTTTACCACTCGGCTGGAAACAAAAACTTGCTTTTTCTGTTGCCATAATCCACGACCCGAAGGTAGTTTTTCTTGATGAGCCGACCGGAGGAGTCGATCCTGTAACACGCCGTCAGTTTTGGGATATGATTTATGAAGCAGCTCACAATGGTGTAACTGTAATCGTGACGACACATTACATGGATGAAGCGGAGTATTGCAACAGGGTTTCGATGATGGTTGACGGCAGAATAGCTTCATTGGATACGCCTGATAATTTGAAGAGACAGTATAATTCTGAAAACATGCACGAAGTTTTCGTGAAGATTGCGAGAGGTAAATAA
- a CDS encoding ABC transporter permease yields the protein MKRFLAFVKKEFKHILRDYRTLLILFGMPIAQILLFGFAITNEIKDAKIAILDFSKDNITQEISNKILSSGYFMLYYNLNNVNDIEPAFKEGIIKEVIIFEPDFGHNLGKSNLANVQIIADASDPNLANMLIGYTSSIIQDYQRELTQGKIMPSVINTEIKMLYNPNLKSVFMFVPGLMAVILLLVSAMMTSISIAKEKELGTMEVLLVSPLNPFQIIVGKVIPYFVISLINYVVVIVLAKYVFLVPIEGSIVLLVLESVLFLITSLSLGILISTVSNNQQTALMISLSALMLPTIILSGYIFPIENMPFILQLLSYIIPAKWFIIIVRGIMLKGITFDYIYLETLVLIGMTLFFILLSIKRFKVRLE from the coding sequence ATGAAAAGATTTCTTGCATTCGTGAAGAAAGAATTTAAGCATATACTTCGTGATTACAGAACACTACTAATTTTATTCGGTATGCCAATTGCTCAGATACTGTTATTTGGCTTTGCAATTACGAATGAAATCAAAGACGCAAAGATTGCTATATTAGATTTTTCTAAGGACAATATAACTCAGGAAATCAGTAATAAAATACTGTCTTCCGGGTATTTTATGTTATATTACAACCTCAACAATGTAAATGACATTGAGCCAGCTTTCAAAGAAGGAATAATAAAAGAAGTAATAATATTTGAACCTGATTTTGGACATAATCTTGGTAAATCCAATCTTGCAAACGTGCAGATAATTGCAGATGCATCGGATCCAAACTTAGCTAATATGTTAATCGGATATACATCATCGATTATTCAGGATTACCAGCGTGAATTAACACAGGGGAAGATAATGCCTTCTGTAATAAATACAGAGATTAAGATGCTGTACAATCCTAATTTGAAAAGCGTGTTTATGTTTGTACCAGGACTGATGGCAGTGATTCTTCTTCTGGTCTCGGCAATGATGACTTCGATATCTATTGCAAAGGAAAAGGAACTTGGTACAATGGAAGTACTGCTTGTATCTCCGCTTAATCCTTTTCAGATTATAGTGGGGAAGGTTATACCTTATTTTGTTATATCTTTAATAAATTATGTGGTAGTAATTGTTTTAGCTAAATATGTTTTTCTTGTTCCTATTGAGGGAAGTATTGTGCTTCTGGTTCTTGAGAGTGTTTTATTCTTAATAACTTCTTTATCGCTTGGAATACTGATATCAACGGTCAGTAACAACCAGCAGACAGCGTTGATGATATCTCTTTCAGCATTAATGCTTCCAACAATTATACTTTCGGGATATATATTCCCGATAGAGAACATGCCCTTTATTTTACAGCTACTGAGTTATATAATTCCGGCAAAATGGTTTATCATAATAGTACGAGGCATCATGCTTAAGGGAATAACATTTGATTATATTTATCTGGAGACGCTTGTTCTTATCGGAATGACGCTATTCTTTATACTATTAAGCATTAAAAGATTTAAAGTAAGACTTGAATAA
- a CDS encoding ABC transporter permease, with the protein MRTIFIILRKEFLQIFRNKAMIPLIFFLPVIQLLILSNAATYEIKNIRFNVVDFDQSHYSRELVSKFTASNYFVLNEVSFSVDNSEESFKKNQSKLIIHIPKDFEKKFRAEGHSEIQLVINAEDGAAAGIINNYASNIIRQFNVDKGLESFMTFDIVPIINVNYANWYNPELEYKTYMVPGILVVLVTMIGAFLSGMNIVKEKEIGTIEQLNVTPIKKYQFIIGKLLPFWIIGMGELMFGLILGILIFNIPLIGNPIFILMLAAVYLFVVLGMGLLISTLTDTQQQAMFVAWFFLVLFILMGGIFTPVESMPNWAQTIAFFNPIAQFNRAMRMIMLKGSGFKDVLPTLYFFIAYATVMMSLAVWRYRKTE; encoded by the coding sequence ATGAGAACAATATTTATAATACTCAGGAAGGAATTTCTTCAGATATTCAGGAATAAAGCGATGATACCGCTAATTTTCTTTTTGCCTGTAATTCAGTTACTAATTCTTTCAAATGCCGCAACGTATGAAATTAAAAACATTAGGTTCAATGTAGTTGATTTTGACCAGTCACATTATTCACGTGAGCTTGTGTCAAAATTCACGGCGTCGAATTATTTTGTATTAAACGAGGTATCTTTTTCCGTCGATAATTCCGAAGAGAGTTTTAAAAAGAATCAATCGAAGTTAATAATTCACATACCAAAAGATTTTGAAAAGAAGTTCAGGGCAGAAGGACATTCAGAAATTCAGCTTGTAATAAATGCTGAGGACGGGGCCGCTGCAGGAATTATTAACAATTATGCCTCAAACATTATTCGTCAGTTCAATGTAGATAAGGGATTAGAATCTTTTATGACTTTTGACATCGTTCCGATTATAAACGTAAATTATGCAAACTGGTACAATCCTGAATTAGAATACAAAACATATATGGTTCCGGGAATCCTTGTAGTTCTTGTAACAATGATAGGAGCTTTCCTTTCAGGAATGAACATAGTAAAAGAAAAGGAAATAGGAACGATAGAGCAGTTGAACGTAACACCGATTAAAAAATATCAGTTCATTATTGGAAAACTTCTGCCATTCTGGATAATCGGGATGGGGGAGCTAATGTTCGGGCTGATTCTTGGAATATTAATATTTAACATTCCCCTTATTGGAAATCCCATTTTTATACTAATGCTTGCGGCTGTATATCTTTTCGTTGTACTTGGTATGGGACTTCTAATTTCTACTCTTACTGATACACAACAGCAGGCGATGTTTGTTGCCTGGTTCTTTCTTGTTCTGTTTATTCTTATGGGAGGAATATTTACTCCGGTTGAGAGTATGCCTAATTGGGCACAAACAATTGCTTTCTTTAATCCTATAGCACAATTTAACCGCGCTATGCGGATGATTATGCTAAAGGGTTCAGGATTCAAAGATGTACTCCCCACACTTTATTTCTTTATCGCTTATGCAACTGTTATGATGTCGCTTGCAGTATGGCGTTACCGGAAGACGGAGTAA
- a CDS encoding DUF302 domain-containing protein, which produces MNYSYSKSTDLTYESAIDKVTELLKENGFGVLTTIDVKETLKKKLDVDFDKYIILGACNPPFAYEALIAEDTVGLLMPCNVVVHEKAGKVKISIFNPMVIAQVSNNPKLKELSEKLNERIKTVLSSL; this is translated from the coding sequence ATGAATTACAGTTACTCTAAATCGACCGATTTAACGTACGAATCAGCAATAGACAAAGTCACAGAATTGCTTAAAGAGAATGGTTTCGGAGTACTTACAACGATTGATGTAAAAGAAACGCTTAAGAAAAAACTTGACGTTGACTTCGATAAATACATTATACTTGGTGCCTGCAATCCACCATTTGCATACGAAGCACTCATCGCTGAGGATACTGTTGGTCTGCTTATGCCTTGTAACGTTGTCGTGCACGAGAAAGCAGGGAAAGTAAAAATCTCCATATTCAATCCCATGGTAATAGCTCAAGTGTCGAATAATCCAAAACTGAAGGAGTTGTCTGAAAAACTTAATGAAAGAATCAAAACTGTTTTATCGAGCTTATAA
- a CDS encoding NAD-dependent deacylase, with product MSLKKIVVLTGAGVSAESGLSTFRDAGGLWEGHDVYEVASPQGWKKDPDVVLRFYNERRRQLERVQPNAAHVAIAKLQEKFDVSVITQNVDNLHERAGSQSVLHLHGELTKAKSTLPPYNVYDIGYTDINKGDMCEKGGQLRPNIVWFGEPVPLITDAAIIAETADVFMVVGTSLVVYPAASLIDYVKRDAMKYIIDPNKPSINSFYKNLEYITEKATVGTVTLVEKLLNM from the coding sequence ATGTCATTAAAGAAAATAGTCGTACTAACGGGTGCGGGTGTAAGTGCTGAAAGCGGACTATCGACATTCCGTGATGCGGGCGGGTTGTGGGAAGGACACGATGTATATGAAGTCGCCTCACCGCAGGGCTGGAAGAAAGACCCCGATGTTGTTCTCAGGTTTTATAATGAAAGGCGAAGACAACTAGAACGTGTACAGCCAAATGCTGCACACGTTGCTATTGCTAAGCTTCAGGAAAAGTTTGATGTTTCCGTAATTACTCAGAATGTAGATAATCTTCACGAGCGCGCAGGATCACAGAGTGTTCTTCATCTTCACGGTGAACTTACAAAAGCAAAAAGTACTTTACCTCCGTATAATGTTTATGACATAGGTTATACAGACATTAACAAAGGTGATATGTGTGAAAAGGGTGGGCAGCTTAGACCGAACATAGTTTGGTTTGGAGAGCCCGTGCCACTTATAACAGATGCTGCAATAATTGCAGAGACAGCGGATGTCTTTATGGTTGTCGGAACTTCTCTTGTTGTGTATCCTGCGGCAAGCCTGATTGACTATGTTAAAAGGGATGCTATGAAATACATCATTGACCCAAATAAGCCCAGCATAAACAGTTTTTATAAAAATCTTGAGTATATAACAGAGAAAGCTACGGTTGGGACAGTTACATTAGTTGAAAAACTTTTGAATATGTAA
- a CDS encoding ketopantoate reductase family protein yields the protein MPIGKKNILITGLGAVGGYFGTFLALNKNNNVCFLSRGDTCKHFKSYRLILKSYKGYELSFKPKVSDNTTTFKKKFDYVFVCTKSNDTASLIPQIQKVVTKNSQIISLQNGIYNYRLIKKTFGSARTLQLICKIGVEMDLKYTILHSSLGFIQAGEMSGKYSKRIKTMYSVLKESGIDVRIIKNIKEEIWIKYAWNTIFNSLTSIGSVTVDKLFRLKQTEELVENIYEEIKMIAKTQGILFDGIARRKVIEDSNKLGAFKTSSYQDRLKGKVLETPYFTGELLRLAAKKKIETPLLKAVHALSLAI from the coding sequence ATGCCAATAGGAAAGAAAAATATACTCATTACCGGACTCGGCGCAGTGGGGGGGTATTTCGGGACATTCCTCGCATTGAATAAAAACAATAACGTTTGTTTTCTATCGAGAGGGGATACCTGTAAACATTTCAAATCATACAGGTTAATACTGAAAAGTTACAAGGGGTACGAATTATCATTCAAACCTAAAGTATCTGATAACACAACGACATTCAAGAAGAAATTCGATTATGTTTTTGTCTGTACAAAATCAAATGATACTGCATCACTTATCCCGCAGATTCAAAAAGTTGTAACAAAAAATTCTCAGATTATATCGCTTCAGAACGGCATATATAATTACAGATTGATAAAGAAAACATTCGGGTCTGCCAGAACTTTACAGTTAATATGCAAAATCGGTGTTGAGATGGATTTGAAATATACTATTCTTCATTCATCTCTCGGCTTTATTCAAGCAGGTGAAATGAGTGGCAAGTACAGCAAAAGGATAAAGACTATGTATTCAGTCCTTAAAGAGTCAGGTATTGACGTCAGAATAATAAAAAATATCAAGGAGGAAATCTGGATTAAGTATGCATGGAATACAATCTTTAATTCATTAACGAGCATAGGTAGTGTAACAGTCGATAAGTTATTCAGGTTAAAACAAACAGAAGAGCTTGTTGAAAATATTTACGAAGAAATTAAAATGATTGCGAAAACGCAGGGAATTTTGTTTGATGGAATTGCGCGCAGAAAAGTTATTGAAGATTCCAATAAACTTGGTGCGTTTAAGACCTCTTCGTATCAGGACAGGCTGAAGGGCAAAGTGCTTGAGACGCCTTATTTCACGGGTGAATTGCTAAGGCTTGCGGCGAAGAAAAAAATAGAAACACCTTTACTTAAAGCCGTTCACGCACTTTCGCTTGCAATATAG
- a CDS encoding undecaprenyl-diphosphate phosphatase, translating into MDKILEGILFGIIQGLTEFIPISSTAHIRVVPALLGWEDPGAAYTAVIQIGTLLATFVYFKNDISELIKGFFNALKTRNFSDPYARLSLLIILGTLPISFFGLTLKKYIEGDFRGLYVISASLIFLAILLYIAEKIADHRKDLKEITVWDGIIIGFAQAVALIPGSSRSGVTITAGLFCGLKRETAARYSFLLSIPAIALSGVYELYSERAELLHENVIGLMLSTIVSGIVGYLAIAFLINYLKTRSNLVFIIYRLVLGVIILALLYVGVLKNV; encoded by the coding sequence ATGGATAAGATTTTAGAAGGTATATTATTCGGTATAATACAGGGATTGACTGAATTCATCCCAATTAGCAGTACTGCGCATATTCGTGTTGTACCCGCACTGCTCGGATGGGAAGACCCGGGAGCAGCATACACAGCCGTTATTCAGATAGGCACACTGCTTGCGACATTTGTTTACTTTAAAAATGATATATCCGAATTAATTAAAGGATTTTTCAACGCTCTTAAAACTAGAAATTTTTCAGACCCTTACGCAAGACTGTCATTGCTTATTATCTTAGGTACATTACCAATATCATTCTTTGGTCTAACACTAAAGAAATACATAGAAGGTGATTTCAGAGGACTTTATGTGATTTCAGCATCACTTATTTTCCTCGCTATTCTTCTTTATATAGCAGAGAAAATCGCCGACCATAGAAAAGATTTAAAAGAAATAACAGTGTGGGATGGCATAATTATAGGTTTTGCACAGGCTGTTGCTCTCATTCCCGGTAGCTCAAGAAGCGGTGTTACAATAACAGCTGGACTTTTCTGCGGTCTTAAAAGGGAAACAGCTGCTAGATATTCTTTCCTGCTCAGCATACCCGCAATTGCATTAAGCGGTGTTTATGAACTTTACAGCGAAAGAGCCGAACTTCTTCACGAAAATGTTATTGGATTAATGTTGTCAACAATAGTATCGGGCATAGTCGGTTATCTGGCAATAGCTTTTCTAATCAACTATCTGAAAACAAGAAGCAATCTCGTTTTTATAATTTACCGGCTCGTACTTGGGGTGATTATACTTGCATTGCTCTATGTAGGCGTTCTCAAAAACGTTTAG
- the gyrB gene encoding DNA topoisomerase (ATP-hydrolyzing) subunit B — protein MAKNNNNNGNQSYTEKDIQVLKGLEHVRKRPAMYIGDVSSRGLHHLVYEVVDNAIDEALGGFCDKIILTINKEGSITVDDNGRGIPTGNHPTEKISTLEVVMTQLNAGGKFNRDTYKVSGGLHGVGVSVVNALSEYLEVEVYRDGKIFYQKYVRGVAVKPVKETGKVKQKTGTRITFMPDKEIFKNTAFKYETLENRLRELAYLNKDLQIIMKDERTGKSDEFKFKGGLVDFVKYLDEGEKLITSKPIFISGEKEYIQLEIAFQYNDSYSDDILSFVNNINTIEGGTHLEGFKSALTRTLNNYGLKNGIIKNDKLTLTGDDFREGLTCVISAKVPEPQFEGQTKTKLGNSEVKGIVQSITGEQLNEYLETNPSVAKKILEKCVRAAEAREAARHARELSRRKNALEISGLPGKLADCSLTDPALCELYLVEGDSAGGSAKQGRDRRFQAILPLKGKILNVEKARKNKIFENEEIRSMITAIGAGIGDSEEYNDSKVRYDKIILMCDADVDGSHIRTLLLTFFYRHMKPIIDTGKLYIAQPPLFKIKKGKTEMYAYDVDERDDMLKALKVDKKSVVVVGDESVAGEGSSKVHISRFKGLGEMNPEQLWATTMNPETRTILQVTNENASAADKMFRILMGEEVEPRRKFIEENAKYANIDA, from the coding sequence ATGGCAAAGAATAACAATAACAATGGCAACCAGTCATACACAGAAAAGGATATACAGGTTCTGAAGGGGCTTGAGCATGTAAGAAAAAGACCTGCGATGTATATCGGTGACGTATCGTCGAGGGGTCTTCACCATCTCGTGTATGAAGTTGTAGATAACGCGATAGACGAAGCACTGGGCGGATTCTGCGATAAAATAATACTAACCATTAACAAAGAAGGCTCGATAACTGTGGATGATAACGGTAGAGGCATACCAACGGGCAATCATCCGACCGAAAAGATTTCAACCCTTGAGGTGGTAATGACACAGCTAAACGCAGGCGGTAAATTCAACAGAGATACGTACAAAGTGTCAGGAGGACTGCACGGTGTTGGCGTATCTGTCGTTAATGCACTTAGCGAATACCTTGAGGTAGAGGTTTATAGAGACGGAAAAATATTTTATCAGAAATACGTCAGAGGTGTTGCTGTTAAACCGGTTAAGGAAACAGGAAAGGTCAAACAGAAAACCGGCACAAGAATTACTTTTATGCCCGACAAAGAAATATTCAAGAATACTGCATTTAAGTATGAGACTCTTGAAAACAGACTTAGAGAACTTGCTTATCTGAACAAGGACCTTCAGATAATTATGAAAGATGAAAGAACGGGAAAATCCGACGAATTTAAGTTTAAGGGCGGCCTTGTTGATTTTGTAAAATACCTTGACGAAGGTGAAAAGTTAATTACATCAAAACCTATTTTCATTTCAGGTGAGAAGGAATACATACAACTTGAGATTGCATTTCAGTACAATGACTCTTACAGTGATGATATTCTTTCCTTCGTTAACAACATTAACACAATCGAAGGCGGTACACATCTCGAAGGTTTTAAGTCTGCTCTCACAAGAACACTTAACAACTATGGATTAAAGAACGGAATTATAAAGAATGATAAACTCACCCTGACTGGCGATGACTTCAGGGAAGGACTGACATGCGTTATTAGTGCAAAAGTACCCGAACCTCAGTTTGAAGGACAGACGAAGACTAAGCTTGGCAACAGTGAAGTGAAAGGGATTGTGCAGTCTATAACCGGCGAACAGCTTAACGAATACCTTGAAACAAACCCGTCCGTTGCTAAAAAGATTCTTGAGAAATGCGTTAGAGCTGCAGAGGCAAGAGAAGCCGCAAGACATGCACGCGAACTCTCAAGAAGAAAGAATGCCCTTGAAATATCAGGACTACCCGGAAAACTTGCAGACTGTTCCCTGACTGACCCTGCACTTTGCGAATTGTATCTCGTCGAGGGAGATTCTGCAGGAGGCTCAGCAAAACAAGGGCGTGACAGAAGATTTCAAGCAATTCTTCCTTTGAAGGGTAAAATACTTAACGTTGAAAAAGCAAGAAAGAATAAAATATTTGAGAATGAGGAAATACGTTCGATGATTACTGCAATTGGAGCAGGTATTGGCGATTCCGAGGAGTACAACGATAGCAAAGTAAGATACGATAAAATTATTCTCATGTGCGACGCCGACGTTGACGGCTCACACATCAGAACGCTTCTCCTTACATTCTTCTACAGACACATGAAACCGATTATTGACACTGGTAAATTGTACATAGCGCAGCCGCCTTTATTCAAAATAAAAAAAGGAAAGACTGAAATGTACGCCTACGATGTCGATGAAAGAGATGATATGCTTAAAGCATTAAAAGTTGACAAGAAATCTGTAGTTGTTGTCGGTGATGAATCAGTAGCTGGCGAAGGAAGCTCAAAGGTTCACATATCAAGATTTAAAGGTCTCGGTGAAATGAATCCCGAACAACTTTGGGCAACAACAATGAATCCAGAAACAAGAACTATTTTGCAGGTTACGAATGAGAATGCCTCTGCCGCTGATAAGATGTTCAGAATATTAATGGGCGAGGAAGTAGAACCAAGAAGAAAATTCATCGAAGAAAACGCAAAATACGCTAACATAGACGCGTAG
- a CDS encoding DUF721 domain-containing protein produces the protein MAGKRINTKLRDNKVSCLVDEINNISEVLGVRDRENELKIFNVWKECVGETISKFATPSGIKNNKLLVNVENPVWRFELNNRKEEIIKKLNSELQGIKSKTLIKEIVFV, from the coding sequence TTGGCAGGTAAAAGAATAAATACTAAATTAAGAGACAACAAGGTTTCATGCCTTGTGGACGAGATTAATAACATCAGCGAAGTACTCGGAGTGAGAGATAGAGAAAACGAGCTGAAAATATTCAACGTATGGAAAGAATGCGTTGGAGAAACGATTTCAAAATTCGCAACTCCATCTGGAATTAAAAACAACAAGCTTCTTGTAAACGTTGAAAATCCGGTGTGGAGGTTTGAGTTAAACAACCGAAAGGAAGAAATAATAAAGAAACTAAACTCTGAACTTCAGGGAATAAAAAGTAAAACTTTAATAAAAGAAATTGTATTCGTATAA
- the recF gene encoding DNA replication and repair protein RecF (All proteins in this family for which functions are known are DNA-binding proteins that assist the filamentation of RecA onto DNA for the initiation of recombination or recombinational repair.) gives MLLNSIKLLNFRNYNEQQFTFNKSFNYIYGNNGEGKTNVLEAISYISFGKSFLNSSESDCVKFNSSGFNVEGVYENDVRTEYNVYLNYDSVSKKKIFHLNKEKVRRWTSEIFGRFPIVFLSPHSLDITYGNPSERRKFFDILLAQTSRVYFDFLSSYVRILKQKNALLKNQINGNAIPASEFKTLLTSINEKMADYSGEILRRRFDLLRIFSGYFQRSFSYLIDKDDEPGIKYVSSYLDADIISADGNAEAKIGELKELFLINLETRMNEEIARGVSVTGIHKDDYLFSLSKMVNGDEKKSFELKNFASQGEHKTFVIALKLAEYHFLKDNLQNSPVLLLDDLLSELDSTRVSKIVSHLKEYGQIFLTTTSKDYADNLKNFYESAEIDYFQIENGRVIGR, from the coding sequence GTGCTCTTAAATAGTATTAAATTATTAAATTTCAGAAATTATAACGAGCAGCAATTTACATTCAATAAGAGCTTTAACTATATCTACGGCAATAATGGAGAAGGAAAAACCAACGTACTCGAGGCAATTTCCTACATATCTTTTGGCAAGAGCTTTTTAAATTCTTCGGAATCTGACTGCGTGAAATTCAATTCTTCGGGCTTTAATGTTGAAGGTGTTTACGAGAATGATGTCAGGACTGAGTACAATGTTTACCTTAATTACGACTCTGTTTCGAAGAAGAAAATTTTTCATCTTAATAAAGAAAAAGTTAGAAGATGGACGAGTGAGATTTTCGGTAGATTTCCGATTGTATTTTTGTCTCCCCACAGCCTTGATATTACTTACGGGAATCCTTCTGAAAGAAGAAAGTTCTTTGATATATTACTTGCACAGACGAGCAGGGTATATTTTGATTTTCTATCGAGCTATGTGCGGATACTTAAACAAAAAAACGCACTGCTTAAGAACCAGATTAACGGGAATGCAATTCCCGCTAGTGAATTCAAAACTCTTCTGACTTCAATAAACGAGAAAATGGCGGATTATTCTGGAGAGATATTAAGAAGAAGGTTTGATTTGCTGAGAATATTCAGCGGGTATTTTCAAAGGAGTTTTTCGTATTTAATCGATAAAGATGATGAACCCGGAATTAAGTACGTCAGCAGTTATCTGGATGCTGATATTATTTCCGCTGATGGAAATGCAGAAGCAAAAATTGGTGAGCTGAAGGAATTATTTCTGATTAATCTTGAAACAAGGATGAATGAAGAAATTGCAAGAGGTGTTTCTGTAACAGGAATTCACAAAGACGATTACCTTTTTAGTCTTAGCAAAATGGTTAACGGGGATGAGAAAAAAAGTTTTGAGTTAAAGAATTTTGCATCGCAGGGAGAACATAAAACCTTTGTTATAGCTCTTAAACTGGCGGAATATCATTTTCTAAAGGACAATCTTCAAAATTCTCCCGTTCTTCTGCTTGACGACTTGCTCTCAGAGCTTGATTCTACAAGGGTTTCGAAGATTGTGTCCCATTTAAAAGAATATGGGCAGATATTCCTTACAACAACAAGCAAGGACTATGCGGATAACCTGAAAAATTTTTACGAAAGTGCGGAAATAGATTACTTTCAAATAGAAAATGGAAGAGTGATTGGCAGGTAA